The sequence aattgttgtgaaatgttTTTGGGTCTCAGTTTTGGGTCTTCACTTTGATAAAGCTAGATTATTGTTTTATGGTTTAGTtagttattttagattattttttgtgttcctcaattttcaattttgtttctctttctgtAGGAAAGCATTTCGACAGTAAGTGTACCTTTGGCAAAAACTAGTGATTGATCACTCCTGGCCTAGTGCCtttgcttctttttattatgaggatcattttcaagattgaagtatttataaatttaacttttcttttgcaggttaaatacacattgtttgcaataactttggattttttctgaaagttgtaagcttagtttgagcaaagtaagtaaattttactagaaaaccttataaaactctatacgtgtgatgttggaaattggatttgtggtggtatgttgtgttggagcaagcgggtggcttgcatggtgttataaggtgggttaaactaatattgggagtatttttcatttcttgcaaatgttaatgagtattgttgattagatgtgatgaataatattttatttgatttaaatacttgtaaaactctatacttgtgatatttgtgattggttttgtggtggtctgttgtgttggagcaagcgggtggcttgcatagtgttataaggtgggttaaactaatattgggagtgtttttcatttcttgcaaatgttaatgagtattgttgattagatatgatgaatagtattttatttgatttaaatacttgtaaaactctatacttgtgatatttgtgattggttttgtggtggtatgttgtgttagagcaagcgggtggcttgcatgatgttataagatgggttaaactaatattggagtgtttttcatttcttgcatgattttatttgatttcaaaacttgtgcattcatgaatgagatagaactttatctaagtagcttatagacttagatgttagaatacattatgcatgagttattcttattttactaaagtagAATTTACCTTATTGTAATCAAacatggataaaagttggatgcCAATGGCTAAGACACCTGATGGCAGATTAAGTAGTCAATATATtgaaggggtcaatacatttatTAAATTTGCAAGATCAGTTGTGGACTTGAGTGGTAATATTCTGTGCCCGTGTATTCACTGTGTGAATTGCTATCGACAATCTCTTCAAATTGTGCGTATCCATTTGCTTCATCGTGGGATTATGCAATCTTACGTTAATTGGTATAATCATGGAGAACCTCGTGTATTGAACGAGAACATTCATGATAATGAAATGTCGGATGATGATCATATGGATGATATCGATGCCTTGGTAGGTGACCGAATTAGAGGGGATCCAAGAAATGCAACCAAAGATGAGGAGGTGCATCATTTTGacaaacttgaggaagatgcaaAGCGCGAGTTGTATCCGGGTTGCACTGATTATAGTATCTTGAAGtttgttattgagatgttacatgtaaaggtaatgacTAACTTGAGTAATAAGGGACTTGATATGATGCTAGAATTGCTAACAAAGGTTTTACCAAAAGATAACTTGGTTCCAAGGTCAAATTATGAAGCAAAGAAGATATTACGTGACTTGGGCATGTCATATGAGCATATAGATGCATGCAAAAATGATTGTGCactattttggaaggaaaatgaaaatcttGATAAATGTCCGGTGTGTGAGACGCCTAGGTACAAGGATACACATGCCCAAGGTAAAAAGAGTCCTCATAAGGTATTGCGTTACTTCCCGTTGACACCGAGATTAAGGAGATTGTACATGTTAGGCCAAAGAGCTAAGGACATGAGATGGTATATAGACAAACGAGTGGATGATGGGATAATGAGGCATCCGGCTGATAGTGAGGAGTGGAAGGAGTTTGATTTACAACATCTTGATTTTGCCCTCAAACCTCGCAATGTAAGGTTGGGGTTGGCTACTGATGGATTTAACCCTTTTGGGAATATGAACAACAACTATAGTATGTGGCCTGTCATACTTATCCCCTATAACCTACCGCCTTGGCTGGTTATGAATGAGCCATATTTTATATTGTCCTTGCTTATTCTTGGTCCCCATCAACCAGGAAATGAGATTGATACTTACTTGAAACCATTGGTTGACGAGTTGAAGGAGTTATGGGAAGAAGGTGTAGAAACTTATGATGC comes from Castanea sativa cultivar Marrone di Chiusa Pesio chromosome 3, ASM4071231v1 and encodes:
- the LOC142629267 gene encoding uncharacterized protein LOC142629267, encoding MDKSWMPMAKTPDGRLSSQYIEGVNTFIKFARSVVDLSGNILCPCIHCVNCYRQSLQIVRIHLLHRGIMQSYVNWYNHGEPRVLNENIHDNEMSDDDHMDDIDALVGDRIRGDPRNATKDEEVHHFDKLEEDAKRELYPGCTDYSILKFVIEMLHVKVMTNLSNKGLDMMLELLTKVLPKDNLVPRSNYEAKKILRDLGMSYEHIDACKNDCALFWKENENLDKCPVCETPRYKDTHAQGKKSPHKVLRYFPLTPRLRRLYMLGQRAKDMRWYIDKRVDDGIMRHPADSEEWKEFDLQHLDFALKPRNVRLGLATDGFNPFGNMNNNYSMWPVILIPYNLPPWLVMNEPYFILSLLILGPHQPGNEIDTYLKPLVDELKELWEEGVETYDAYSKEHFQMRATFVVDNT